The sequence below is a genomic window from Actinokineospora baliensis.
GCCGATGACGGTCCAGTGGTCGACCTACGCGCAGAGCCTGACGCCGCGCCCGGTCAAGGGGATGTTGACCGGCCCGGTGACGATGCTGGCGTGGTCGTTCGTGCGCGATGACCAGCCGCGCGGGGAGACGGCGCGCCAGGTCGCGTTGGCGTTGCGCGACGAGGTCGCGGACCTGGAGGAGGCCGGGATCGCGGTCATCCAGGTCGACGAGCCCGCCCTGCGGGAGACCCTGCCGCTGCGCACCGCCGACCGCGCCGCGTACCTCGACTGGGCCGTGACCGCCTTCCAGCTCGCCACCACCGGCGTCCGCGACGACACCCAGATCCACACCCACATGTGCTACGCCGAGTTCGGTGACGTGCTCCGCGCCATCATCGACATGGACGCCGACGTGATCAGCCTCGAAGCCGCCCGCTCCCAGATGGCCATCGTCGCCGACCTCGCCGCCGCCACCTACCCCAACGAGGTCGGCCCCGGCGTCTGGGACATCCACTCCCCCCGAATCCCCACCACCAACGAGATCGTCGGCTACCTGCGCACGGCCACCGCGGACTTCCCGGCCAACCGCCTCTGGGTAAACCCCGATTGCGGCCTGAAGACCCGCGGCTACCCGGAGGTCCGCGCCACCCTGGCCAACCTGGTCGCCGCGACCACCCGGGTGCGGGCCGAAGCGTGATCTCGCACCAACTATCCCCGCGGCGGGTGGGCAACCCACCCGCCGCGGGGGCGGGTCGCACCGTCCGCGAGCGGTTGGCCGCGGGCAAGGCCACGCTGTCGTTGGAGTTCATGCCGCCGCGCAAGGCCGGTGACGACCAACGGATCTGGGACACCGTGCGCAGACTGGAGTCGTTGCGCCCGGACTTCGTGTCCGTGACCTACGGCGCGGGAGGATCGACCCGCGACAACACGGTCGCGGTCGCCGAACGCATCGCCCGCGAGACCACGATGCTCCCCGTGGCCCACCTCACGGCGGTGAACCATTCGATCGGGGAACTGCGCTCCATCATCGGGCGCCTCGCCGACGCGGGTGTGGTCAACGTCCTCGCCGTGCGCGGCGACCCGCCAGGTGATGTCACGGGGGAGTGGGTGCGCCACCCCGCGGGGGTCAACTACGCCGCCGAGCTCGTGGCACTCCTGCGAGACCACGGCGACTTCTGCGTCGGCGTCGCCGCGTTCCCCTACAAGCACCCGCGTTCGGTGACGGTCGCCTCGGACACCGAGCACTTCATCGCGAAATGCCGCGCGGGCGCCGACTACGCCATCACCCAGATGGTCTTCGACCCGGACGACTACCTCCGCCTGCGCGACCGCGTCGCCGCGAAGGGCTGCGACACGCCGATCATCGCCGCCCTCATGCCGGTCACCACCACGCGCACCATCGACCGCTCCGAACAGCTGTCCGGAGCACCATTCCCACCCGCCTTGGCCGCCAAGTTCGCCGCCGTCGCGCACGACCCCGCCGCGGTACGGGCGCTCGGCGTGGAACAAGCGGTACTCCTGGCCCACCGGCTGCTGGCGGAAGGGGCCCCGGGCCTGCACTTCATCACCTTCAACAACGCGCGAGCCACCAGGGAAGTGGTCACCCAGCTCCCCACACCATGAGCCGAACCCCCAAACCCCGCCGGATCAACGTCGACGACTGCGCTGGCCAAGCGGGCACGATGGGGGCATGGACCCGATCCGGATGCCGTGGGAGCCGATGACGCTGGTTGAGGTGGCGCGGGTGTTCGAGGGGTTGGGTGTGCCGTGGTGGATCGCGGGTGGGTATGCGATCGAGCTCGCGGTGGGTGGGGGAGTGCGCGAGCACGCCGACATCGATGTGGTCGTTCTGCGGCGTGACCAGATGGCTGTCCAGCGGGTTCTATCGGGGTGGGAGCTGTGGGCGGCTGATCCGCCGGGCACGTTGCGGGTGTGGGAGCCGGGGGAGGTGCTTGCGACCACTGTGCGGGTCGTCTGGTGTCGGCAGGGGAGTGATCAGCCGTGGCGGCTCCAGGTCATGCTGGACGAATCGTCGGGCTCCGAGTGGTTCTCGCGGCGGGATCCCCGGCTCAGACGGGCTCTCGACGAAATCGTGTGCAGGAGCGCGGACGGGATTGCCTACCTCGCCCCGGAGATCCAGCTGTACTACAAGTCCCGTGACCCGCGCCCCAAAGATGAGACTGATTTCGCCGCCGCCCTGCCGGTTCTCACCGCCGCGCAACGGGAATGGCTGTGGGCGGCACTCGACGAAACGCATCCGTGGCGGGCGTTCCTCCGCCCGGGGACGCCGTAGGCCGAACGTGGGACTTGTGTAACAAGGTGCCGGTGGCCACTGACTGACATCTCGGTTGACCCCGAGTAGCCGGAGGCCGCGGATGCAGATCGACCTGTTCAACGAGATCCAGAACCCGCGGCCGTGGACCGAGGGGCACGAGCAGCTCCGCTTCACCGAGGCCATCGAGCAGGCCGTGCTCGCCGATGAACTCGGGTACGGGTGCTGGTGGCAGGTGGAGCACCACGGGGCGGGGGAGTTCAGCCTGTCCTCGGCGCCGGAGATGATGTTGGCGGCGTTGTCGCAGCGGACCAGCCGGATCCGGTTGGGGCACGCGGCGGTGTTGGCGCCCGCGCGGTTCAACAACCCGATCCGGGTCGCGGAGCGGGCGGCCACGCTCGACCACCTCAGCGGCGGTCGGGTCGAGCTGGGCATGACCCGGTCGACGATCCCGGAGTGGCGGTTGTTCGGCGTCGACCCGGACGAGGTGCGGGCGCAGACGCAGGAGGCGTTCGAGACGGTGCCGCGGCTGTGGACGTCGGACGAGGGGGTGTCGATCTCGCCGAAGCCGCTGCAGCGGCCGCATCCGCCCCTCTGGCAGGCGGCCGCGAGCCCGGCGTCGTTCGAGGAAGCGGGCCGCCGCGGGGTCGGGGTGCTAGGGACGACGATGTGGGAGTCGCTGGAACGGGCCGGGCGGTTGATCGAGCTGTACCGGGCGGCCGCCGAGCGGTGCGTGGACCCGGTCGGGGCGTTCGTCAACAACCAGGTCGCCTTCTTCACCTTCGTCCACTGCGCCGACACCGACGAGGAAGCCATGCGCAACGGTGCCGCCGCGGCCGCCGCCTGGTACACCGTGACCGCGTTGACGTTCTTCGAAGCCGCCACCGAGTTCGTCCGCCAGTCCGCCCGCCACGAGGCGATCGCCACCGCCCCTGACGGCGGCGGCCTCACCGGCGACTTCATCCGCGGCGAGTCCCACAACATCCCCACCGAGGCCAACCTCCTCATCGCCAAGGTCCTACGCGGCGAACCAGTCCCCGACGACGAGATCTTCACCGTCCTCAGCGCCCAAGACTCCCTGATCGTCGGCAGCCCGGAAACCTGCCGCCGCAAACTGCGCGCCTACGCCGACCTCGGCATCGACCGGATGATGTGCCTGCAACAGATCGGCGGCATCCCGCACGAGAAGGTGCTCAAGAGCATCCGCCTGATCGGAGACCTCATCCCCGACCTCGCTTGAGATAGGCAGTCTCAACGGGGTGGGGTCGACGCACACGCAGGGAGAACCGGAGTCGGTGCTGACCCGGGACGGCCGCACGGTGTTCGCCATGCACCGCCCGGGATCAGGGCCGGTGACGGTCGTGTTCGAGAGCGGCTTGGCGGCCAACCGGTCGTGGTGGGCGCTGGTCCAGGAGTTGGTCGCGGCGCCGTCCGTCGTCGATGGTGTCGGGTTCGTCAATGGCTTGTCTGTTAGGGGATATGACCCTGCGAGAGCTCGAGCCTTCGTCGTTGGGGCCGGGGGTGCGGGGGCGGCCGCGGTGCTTGCGGCCGGGGCGGAATTGGTGGGGCTCGTGGATGTGGACCAGGGACGCGCGGCTGGCGTGGTCAGCCACCTCGACGAGCACTGGCCGGGGCGGGCTGCTGTTGGCGCGGCTTTCGGTCACGCGGGTCTTGTGGTGAATGCGACGCCGCTCGGGATGCGCTCGGTCGATCCGCTTCCGTTTGACCCCAACGAGTTGGCGTCGCATGCTGTGGTGGCGGACATCATCATGCGCCCGAAGGGGACCCCGCTGCTGCGCGCCGCAGCGGAGGCGGGCTACCGGGTTCACCACGGGCACCACATGCTTGATGAGCAGATCCCGCTCTATCGGGACTTCTTCTGCTTGTCCCCGGCCTGAAGGAGGGCGGCTGTCCGCTCGTCGGCGGGGAGGAAGGCCTCCAGGCGCAGCTCGGCGACCGTTACGTCCAGTGCGGTCGCGAAGTGGGTCAGTGTGGTGAGGAGGTGGAGTTCGCCCGCCTGGGTCCGGAGGCGGAGTGGGCTGGCGAAGCCGAGGTGTGCGGGGGACACGGGGCGGGCGGGGGCGTAGTCGGCGAGTTCGGTGATCAAGGCGTCGAGGGTGGGGTCCGGGGTTCGGGCGGCCTGAGCGCGGAGGGCGTCGACCACGTGGCAGGACCACTCGTCGAAGTTGATGATCTGGGGCGCTAGGCCGCGCGGGTGGAGCAGGAGGCGGGGGATGTTGACCGGCGGTTCCCTCAGGTCGGGGGCGACGTCGGAGGTGAGGGTGTGGAAGGCGGAGTTGGCGGAGACCAGGGTGCCGTGCCGGTCCACGACGATGGCGGGGTACGGATTGTGGGCGCTGATCACCTGCTCGACGGCCGCGCGGACCGGGCTCAGGCGGGTGTCGTCCCAGGGGGTCTCGGGGTAGGCCGGGGCGTACCCGGCGGTCAGTAGGAGGGCGTTGCGCTCCCGCAGCGGGACGTCGAGGGACTCGGCCAGCCGGATGACCATCGTCCGGCCGGGGGTGGAGCGGCCGCTCTCGATGAAGCTGACGTGCCGTTGGGTGGTACCGGCGCGCAACGCCAGTTCGATCTGGCTGACCTTCCGGCGTAGCCGCCAGGTGCGCAGGTCGTCGGCGATGGACACGTGTCCTGTGTAGCCGATCGGGTGCGGCTCGGCTATTCCCCGCCGGGAATTGCCGTGCCACCCCGCCCACCGGCACCGTTGCCGCACACACCGACCCCAGGAGGAACCATGTCCGATCCCCTCGAGCTCGCCGACCGCTACGTCGCGGTGTGGAACGAGCCGGACGGCACTGCGCGCCGGGTAGCAGTAGGCGAATTGTGGGCTGCCGACGGTCGGCACATCCTGCAGCCACCGCAGGAAGTCCTGAAGGCCGCCGCTGACCTGGGCCTGACTACAACCTTCGAAGCCCACGGCCACACGGAACTGGAACACCGCGTCCGCCTCGCTTACGAGGAGTTCGTCGCTCCAGGGACGTACTCCTTCCGCCGCCGCGACGACGTCACGAAGCTGCGGGACGCGGTGAAGTTCACGTGGGAGATGGTCGCCGCCAGTGGCGAGGTCGCGGGCGTCGGGACGGAGTTCCTGCTGCTGGACGTGACCGGCAAGATCGTTGCGGACTACCAGTTCATCGAGGGTTGATTGCCGAGCAGCGGTAGCGGAGAACGCAGGTCTGCAGGGGGAGGGTGAACTCGCCATCAGCGGTTTCTGGTGTGGTGGCGAGGAATGTGCGGATTCGACTGAGGGCGGCTTGTCGTTGCTCGTCGTCCATCACGAGCATGCCTGCCCGAGTCCCGAGCGTGGCGACGAGGGAGTCCGCGGTGCGGCGTTGGGAGTGCGGGAACTCGGCCCGCTCCAACGAGTCGAACAGGTCCCGGGGGATCGCTAGGCCCGCAGCCTCCCTGTGCCAACTGGCGGGCGTGTCGCGCGGTCCGATCGCGGCAGCCCCGCTGACCCGCGCCAATCCGGCGACCCACGAGACCCGGTCGTCGACGGTGTTCCACAGGCCTGCCACGACGCCGCCGGGGGCCAAGACCCGCGCGATCTCCGGCCCAGCGACCGCCATGTCGAACCAGTGCATGGCATTCCCCGCGAGCACAGCGTCCACAGAGGAATCAGGCAGCGGGATCGCCTCCGCGCTGCCCGAAAGCGCGCGGACACCCGGTAATGCGAGTTCGCCCAGCATCGCCGGGTCCGGCTCGACTGCGGTGACATCGACGCCGAGGGAGGCGAGCACAGCTGTGAGTTTGCCGGTGCCTGCGCCGAGGTCGAGTACGCGCGAGCCGGGGGCGAGCTCCAGTGCCCACTCGACAGCGGCTCGCGCGTAGTCCGGGCGGTGCTCGGCGTACGCGGCGGCTGCTGACCCGAAGGACGAGGCGTGTTGATCCACACCTCGAAGCTACGCGGACGCGGCCGGATGCGCGATCAAGGTGCCGGAGGCGGTCACGGCGGCTTGGACGAGTGCGGCCAGGTGGCGTGACTTGGCCTCCGGCGGCCAGGCGATGGCGAGGGTGGAGGTGGGGGCGTCGGTCACGGCGACGGCGGTCAGGTCGTTGCGGAGGTGGCGTCGGGTGGAGGCGG
It includes:
- a CDS encoding methylenetetrahydrofolate reductase; the encoded protein is MGNPPAAGAGRTVRERLAAGKATLSLEFMPPRKAGDDQRIWDTVRRLESLRPDFVSVTYGAGGSTRDNTVAVAERIARETTMLPVAHLTAVNHSIGELRSIIGRLADAGVVNVLAVRGDPPGDVTGEWVRHPAGVNYAAELVALLRDHGDFCVGVAAFPYKHPRSVTVASDTEHFIAKCRAGADYAITQMVFDPDDYLRLRDRVAAKGCDTPIIAALMPVTTTRTIDRSEQLSGAPFPPALAAKFAAVAHDPAAVRALGVEQAVLLAHRLLAEGAPGLHFITFNNARATREVVTQLPTP
- a CDS encoding nucleotidyltransferase domain-containing protein, which translates into the protein MDPIRMPWEPMTLVEVARVFEGLGVPWWIAGGYAIELAVGGGVREHADIDVVVLRRDQMAVQRVLSGWELWAADPPGTLRVWEPGEVLATTVRVVWCRQGSDQPWRLQVMLDESSGSEWFSRRDPRLRRALDEIVCRSADGIAYLAPEIQLYYKSRDPRPKDETDFAAALPVLTAAQREWLWAALDETHPWRAFLRPGTP
- a CDS encoding LLM class flavin-dependent oxidoreductase, whose amino-acid sequence is MQIDLFNEIQNPRPWTEGHEQLRFTEAIEQAVLADELGYGCWWQVEHHGAGEFSLSSAPEMMLAALSQRTSRIRLGHAAVLAPARFNNPIRVAERAATLDHLSGGRVELGMTRSTIPEWRLFGVDPDEVRAQTQEAFETVPRLWTSDEGVSISPKPLQRPHPPLWQAAASPASFEEAGRRGVGVLGTTMWESLERAGRLIELYRAAAERCVDPVGAFVNNQVAFFTFVHCADTDEEAMRNGAAAAAAWYTVTALTFFEAATEFVRQSARHEAIATAPDGGGLTGDFIRGESHNIPTEANLLIAKVLRGEPVPDDEIFTVLSAQDSLIVGSPETCRRKLRAYADLGIDRMMCLQQIGGIPHEKVLKSIRLIGDLIPDLA
- a CDS encoding helix-turn-helix domain-containing protein, whose amino-acid sequence is MSIADDLRTWRLRRKVSQIELALRAGTTQRHVSFIESGRSTPGRTMVIRLAESLDVPLRERNALLLTAGYAPAYPETPWDDTRLSPVRAAVEQVISAHNPYPAIVVDRHGTLVSANSAFHTLTSDVAPDLREPPVNIPRLLLHPRGLAPQIINFDEWSCHVVDALRAQAARTPDPTLDALITELADYAPARPVSPAHLGFASPLRLRTQAGELHLLTTLTHFATALDVTVAELRLEAFLPADERTAALLQAGDKQKKSR
- a CDS encoding class I SAM-dependent methyltransferase, which translates into the protein MDQHASSFGSAAAAYAEHRPDYARAAVEWALELAPGSRVLDLGAGTGKLTAVLASLGVDVTAVEPDPAMLGELALPGVRALSGSAEAIPLPDSSVDAVLAGNAMHWFDMAVAGPEIARVLAPGGVVAGLWNTVDDRVSWVAGLARVSGAAAIGPRDTPASWHREAAGLAIPRDLFDSLERAEFPHSQRRTADSLVATLGTRAGMLVMDDEQRQAALSRIRTFLATTPETADGEFTLPLQTCVLRYRCSAINPR